From one Sphingobacteriales bacterium genomic stretch:
- a CDS encoding RDD family protein: MAKIDVVTTQKVTIQYDTAGFMWRFIAWLIDISVIALVFIIILYFLFTYDVLSGSRTLTSVLTGLLIFLQYFYTLVLEVLTNGQSIGKKITGIAVIKLNGNALELNDYLIRWAYRVIDFGFSGFSIGTISILMSAKNQRLGDMIAGTTVVKLKPERVVTLVDLQNLPEKDDYVPKFPRVTSYSDEEMLALKNLLLRSQQYSNPIYQQLLKDTVRKIRGQLNIEEYTQMDDRTFLKEIISEYVILTR, from the coding sequence ATGGCAAAAATAGACGTCGTAACCACTCAAAAAGTAACCATCCAGTATGATACCGCAGGTTTTATGTGGCGGTTTATTGCGTGGTTGATCGATATTTCTGTTATTGCGTTGGTTTTTATTATTATCCTCTACTTTTTATTCACCTACGATGTGTTATCCGGATCCAGGACACTTACTTCTGTACTGACAGGATTGCTGATCTTTTTACAGTATTTCTATACGTTAGTGCTGGAGGTGCTGACCAATGGGCAAAGTATCGGAAAAAAAATCACGGGTATTGCGGTCATTAAACTGAACGGCAACGCGCTGGAACTGAATGATTATCTGATACGGTGGGCATACAGGGTGATAGACTTCGGATTTTCCGGATTTTCTATCGGCACCATTTCCATCCTGATGAGCGCTAAAAATCAACGGCTGGGCGATATGATAGCAGGTACGACTGTGGTGAAACTGAAACCGGAAAGGGTAGTGACGCTGGTCGATTTGCAGAACCTGCCTGAAAAAGATGACTATGTGCCTAAGTTTCCCCGGGTAACAAGTTACAGCGATGAGGAAATGCTGGCACTGAAAAACCTGCTGCTTCGCTCACAGCAATACAGCAATCCCATCTATCAGCAGCTGTTAAAGGATACTGTCCGGAAAATAAGAGGCCAGTTAAACATTGAAGAATATACCCAAATGGATGACCGCACTTTTCTGAAAGAAATTATCAGTGAGTATGTAATCCTGACCAGATAA
- a CDS encoding stage II sporulation protein M, protein MKETKFIRQNHKKWAEFEEMSRNKVKDSNLYSKLYIQITDDLSYARTFYANRSVRVYLNSLAQGIFHKVFSRNRRKQSVFRNFWMEELPSIMYYHRSELLLSFIILIVAIAIGLLTYRHDSEFANRILGDGYVAMTAENIAKKDPMAVYKQSGPIEMFVRIVINNLKVDILTFFSGLVLGIGSILVLLQNGLMLSAFQFYFIQRGLFWDSFLAVWLHGTLEISAMVICGTAGLALGKGLVFPGTYSRTQSFLSSAQRATKIFFSVLPITVAAGIIESFLTRYTQAPDILRLALIIISLFFILGYYVYLPWVKKRNGTLRIPEAEKVLPEIFPPFDFYSIRKVSEIILDTFRIYRKYAGLFIAAIFRSMLIFTLIGITINKKYL, encoded by the coding sequence ATGAAGGAAACTAAATTCATACGGCAAAACCATAAAAAGTGGGCCGAGTTTGAAGAAATGTCCCGGAATAAGGTCAAAGATTCAAATCTGTACAGTAAACTGTATATCCAGATCACAGATGATTTATCATACGCCAGAACTTTTTACGCCAACCGTTCCGTAAGGGTTTATCTGAACAGCCTAGCACAGGGTATTTTCCATAAAGTATTCAGCAGAAACCGCAGAAAACAATCCGTCTTCCGAAATTTCTGGATGGAGGAACTGCCTTCCATCATGTATTATCACCGATCGGAGCTGCTGCTGTCATTTATCATCTTAATCGTTGCAATTGCCATCGGATTACTGACCTACCGGCATGACAGCGAATTTGCCAACAGGATACTCGGTGACGGGTATGTGGCCATGACGGCAGAAAACATTGCTAAAAAAGATCCGATGGCAGTGTATAAACAATCCGGCCCCATCGAAATGTTTGTCCGCATAGTCATCAATAACTTAAAGGTCGATATACTTACCTTTTTTTCGGGCCTGGTACTGGGCATCGGATCGATACTTGTCTTACTGCAAAACGGATTGATGCTTTCTGCCTTTCAGTTTTATTTCATCCAGCGGGGGCTGTTCTGGGACTCCTTTCTGGCGGTCTGGCTGCATGGCACCCTGGAAATTTCCGCCATGGTCATTTGCGGAACTGCCGGGCTGGCCTTAGGGAAAGGGCTGGTATTTCCGGGTACCTACAGCCGAACACAATCATTCTTATCCTCTGCTCAAAGAGCCACCAAAATATTTTTTTCCGTACTGCCGATTACAGTTGCCGCCGGAATCATCGAATCTTTTTTAACCAGATACACACAGGCGCCGGATATCCTCAGGCTGGCTCTGATCATCATCTCGCTGTTCTTCATTTTAGGGTATTATGTCTATTTGCCCTGGGTGAAAAAACGAAACGGCACACTACGCATTCCGGAAGCGGAGAAGGTACTGCCTGAAATTTTTCCGCCGTTTGATTTCTATTCCATCAGGAAGGTTTCTGAAATCATACTGGATACATTCCGGATTTACAGAAAATACGCCGGTCTGTTTATTGCCGCCATTTTCAGGAGTATGCTGATTTTCACCCTGATTGGCATCACCATCAATAAGAAATACCTGTGA
- a CDS encoding MoxR family ATPase: protein MEEINESKQQADILFITDTAEKIKTEMSKVIIGQTGTIDLMLSALFTGGHILLEGVPGIAKTLTAKMLAKTISVGFSRIQFTPDLMPTDILGTSVFNLKDSEFNFRPGPVFSNIILIDEINRSPAKTQAALFELMEERQVSIDGHTHQMAFPFMVLATQNPIEQEGTYRLPEAQLDRFIFKIVMDYPNLEEEKQILHRFNNDFSAKVTDDVQPVVHADDIKRVSSIIENIFVKEEIIHYIAQIVHQTRQHGDLFLGASPRASLSLLKAGKAMAAISGRAFVTPDDVRTVSEAVLNHRVIPSPEKEMEGITAQDVIRQIIRQIEVPR, encoded by the coding sequence ATGGAAGAAATCAATGAATCAAAACAACAGGCAGACATCCTGTTCATAACCGATACGGCAGAAAAAATAAAGACAGAGATGTCAAAGGTTATCATCGGGCAAACAGGCACCATTGACCTTATGCTCTCTGCCTTATTTACGGGGGGACACATCCTGCTGGAAGGTGTGCCGGGAATAGCCAAAACGCTGACAGCGAAAATGCTTGCCAAAACGATTTCAGTCGGATTTTCCCGCATTCAGTTTACACCTGATTTAATGCCGACGGATATTCTCGGAACATCCGTTTTTAATCTGAAAGATTCGGAATTTAATTTCCGGCCCGGACCTGTTTTTTCCAATATCATTTTGATTGATGAAATCAACCGGTCACCGGCAAAAACACAGGCTGCTTTATTTGAGCTGATGGAAGAACGGCAGGTTTCCATCGACGGGCACACCCATCAGATGGCATTTCCATTTATGGTACTGGCAACGCAAAACCCCATTGAACAGGAAGGCACCTACCGCCTGCCGGAAGCCCAACTGGACCGTTTTATCTTTAAGATCGTCATGGACTATCCGAATCTGGAAGAAGAAAAACAAATCCTGCACCGCTTTAACAATGATTTCTCGGCGAAAGTGACCGATGACGTCCAACCCGTTGTTCATGCTGATGACATAAAACGTGTTAGTTCCATTATTGAAAACATATTTGTGAAAGAAGAAATCATTCACTATATCGCACAGATTGTGCATCAGACCAGACAGCACGGCGATCTTTTTTTAGGCGCTTCTCCCCGTGCATCCCTTTCTTTACTGAAAGCCGGCAAGGCAATGGCCGCCATCTCCGGCAGGGCATTTGTAACGCCGGATGATGTGCGAACCGTATCAGAAGCGGTGCTGAACCACAGGGTTATACCTTCACCGGAAAAAGAAATGGAAGGCATTACCGCTCAGGATGTTATCCGTCAGATCAT